The Macrobrachium nipponense isolate FS-2020 chromosome 24, ASM1510439v2, whole genome shotgun sequence genome segment AAAATCCTCCTAACCCACCACCTCTACCTGCAGAGGCAGatgcagctccagacgaaaatCCTAATCCAGGGCTTCCTACTAAAGCTGATGCAACACCAGGGcccccagaagagaatcctccaAATCCCCCTCCACCAGCAGAGGCAGATGCAGCACCTGACCCTCCAACAGGAAAACCTCCAATTCCACTTACTCCTGCTGAGGAAGAAGATCCTCCTAATCCAGGACCTCCTACTAGAGCTGATgcaatgcctggtctcccagagGAAAATCCTCCTAATCCACCACCACCAGCAGATGAAGATGCAGCTCCTAACCCTCCAACAGGAAAACCTCCAATTCCATCTACTCCTACTGAAGAAGATCCTATGCCTCCAACAGGAAAACCTCCAATTCCACCTACTCCTACTGAAGAAGATCCTATGCCTCCAACAGGAAAACCTCCAATTCCACCTACTCCTACTGAGGAAGATCCTATGCCTCCAACAGGAAAACCTCCAATTCCGCCTACTCCTACTGAAGAAGATCCTATGCCTCCAACAGGAAAACCTCCAAATCCACCACTacttgatgaggcagaagcagcTCCTGATCCTCCAGAAGAAAATCCTCCCAGTCCAGGACCTCCTACTGAAGTTGATGCAACACCAGGTCCTCCCGAAGAAAAGCCACCTAATCCACCACCACCAGCAGATGCAGATGCAGCTCCTGACCCTCCAACAGAAAATCCTCCAATTCCACTACTACCAGATGATGCAGAAGCTGCGCTTGATCCTCCAGAAGAAAATCCTCCTAATCCAGGGCCTCCTACTAGAGCTGATGCAATGCCAGGTCCCCCAGAAGAGAACCCTCCTAGTCCACCACCACCAGCAGATGCAGATGCAGTTCCTGAACCTCCAACAGGAAAACCTCCAATTCCGCCTACTCCTACTGAAGAAGATCCTATGCCTCCAACAGGAAAACCTCCAATTCCACCTACTCCTACTGAAGAAGATCCTATGCCTCCAACAGGAAAACCTCCAATTCCGCCTACTCCTACTGAAGAAGATCCTATGCCTCCAACAGGAAAACCTCCAATTCCGCCTACTCCTACTGAAGAAGATCCTATGCCTCCAACAGGAAAACCTCCAATTCCACCTACTCCTACTGAAGAAGAGCCTATGCCTCCAAGAGGAAAACCTCCAATTCCACCTACTCCTACTGAAGAAGATCCTATGCCTCCAACAGGAAAACCTCCAATTCCACCTACTCCTACTGAAGAAGATCCTATGCCTCCAACAGGAAAACCTCCAATTCCACCTACTCCTACTGAAGAAGATCCTATGCCTCCAAGAGGAAAACCTCCAAATCCACCACTacttgatgaggcagaagcagcTCCTGATCCTCCAGAAGAAAATCCTCCCAGTCCAGGACCTCCTACTAAAGCTGATGCAACACCAGGTCCTCCCGAAGAAAAGCCACCTAATCCACCACCACCAGCAGATGCAGATGCAGCTCCTGACCCTCCAACAGAAAATCCTCCAATTCCACTACTACCAGATGATGCAGAAGCAGCGCTTGATCCTCCAGAAGAAAATCCTCCTAATCCAGGGCCTCCTACTAGAGCTGATGCAACGCCAGGTCCCCCAGAAGAGAACCCTCCTAATCCACCACCACCAGCAGATGCAGATGCAGCTCCAGACCCTCCAACAGAAAATCCTCCAATTCCACTACTACCAGATGATGCAGAAGCAGCGCTTGATCCTCCAGAAGAAAATCCTCCTAATCCAGGGCCTCCTACTAGAGCTGATGCAACGCCAGGTCCCCCCGAAGAGAAGCCTCCTAATCCACCACCACCAGCAGATGCGGATGCAGCTCCTGACCCTCCAACAGAAAATCCTCCAATTCCACTACTACCAGATGATGCAGAAGCAGCGCTTGATCCTCCAGAAGAAAATCCTCCTAATCCAGGGCCTCCTACTAGAGCTGATGCAACGCCAGGTCCCCCAGAAGAGAACCCTCCTAGTCCACCACCACCAGCAGATGCGGATGCAGCTCCTGACCCTCCAACAGAAAATCCTCCAATTCCACTGCTACCAGATGATGCAGAAGCAGCGCTTGATCCTCCAGAAGAAAATCCTCCTAATCCAGGGCCTCCTACTAGAGCTGATGTAACGCCAGGTCCCCCAGAAGAGAACCCTCCTAATCCACTTCCGCCCACTGAAGTGCCAGAAGACAAACCCCCAAACCCACTACCACCAACAGAAGCAGATGAAGATCCTGATCCACCAGCAGAGAAACCACCAAGTCCTCCTACACCTGCTGAAGCAGAAGAAGACCCTGCCCCTCCTGCTGAGAATCCTCCAAATCCACTACCACCAGCAGAGGAGGAAGCCGCTCCTAATCCACCAGCAGAGAAACCACCAAGTCCTCCTACACCTGCTGAAGCAGAAGACGATCCTGCCCCTCCTGCTGAGAATCCTCCAAATCCACTACCACCAGCAGAGGAGGAAGCAGCTCCTAATCCACCACCAGAGAAAACACCAAGTCCTCCTACACCTGCTGAAGCAGAAGATGATCCTGCCCCTCCTGCTGAGAATCCTCCAAATCCACTGCCACCAGCAGAGGAGGAAGCAGCTCCTGATCCACCACCAGAGAAACCACCAAGTCCTCCTACACCTGCTGAAGCAGAAGAAGATCCTGCCCCTCCTGCTGAGAATCCTCCAAATCCACTACCACCAGCAGAGGAGGAAGCAGCTCCTGATCCACCAGCAGAGAAACCACCAAGTCCTCCTACACCTGCTGAAGCAGAAGATCCAGCACTTCCTGCAGTATGTCCTCCAAATCCACTACCACCAGCGGAGGCAGAGGTAGCTCCTAATCCTCCAGCTGAGAAGTCTCCATGTCCCCCTACAACTTGACCTCCAGTAGAAAATCCTCCTAAGCCAGAATCACCATGTCCTCCTGCTCCTTGACCTCCAGCAGAAAATCCTCCTAAGCCAGAATCACCATGTCCTCCTGCTCCTTGACCTCCAGCGGAAAATCCTCCTAAGCCAGAATCACCATGTCCTCCTGCTCCTAGACCTCCAGCGAAAATCCTCCTAAGCCAGAATCACCTTGTCCTCCTGCTCCTAGACCTCCAGCGGAAAATCCTCCTAAGCAGGAATCACCTGTCCTCCTGCTCCTAGACCTCCAGCGAAAATCTCCTAAGCCAGAATCACCATGTCCTCCTGCTCCTAGACCTCCAGCAGAAAATCCTCCTAAGCCAGAATCACCATGTCCTCCTGCTCCTAGACCTCCATCAGAAAATCCTCCTAAGCCAGAATCACCATGTCCTCCTGCCTCCTAGACCTCCCAGAAAATCCAAGCCAGAATCACCATGTCCTCCTGCTCCTAGACCTCCAGCAGAAAATCCTCCTAAGCCAGAATCACCATGTCCTCCTGCTCCTAGACCTCCAGCAGAAAATCCTCCTAAGCCAGAATCACCATGTCCTCCTGCTCCTAGACCTCCAGCAGAAAATCCTAAGCCAAGAATCACCTCCTCCTGCTCCTAGACCTCCAGATCTCCAGCCGATCAGCTCCTCCTGCTCCTAGACCTCCAGCAGAAAAATCCTCCTAAGCCAGAATCACCATGTCCTCCTGCTCCTGACCAGCACCAAAATCCTCCTAGCCAGAATACCTGTCCTCCCTAAGAGACCAGCAGAATCTCCATAAGCCGAATCATGTCCTCCTGCTCCTAGACCATCCAGCAGAAAATCCTAACCAAATCACCATGTTGCTCCTAACCTCCAGCAGAAAATCCTCCTAAGCCAGAATCACCATGTCCTCCTGCTCCTAGACCTCCAGCAGAAAATCCTCCTAAGCCAGAATCACCAGCAAATGTACCCCCAGAGCCTCCAGATGAGAAATCTCCATGTCCTCCTGCTCCTGCATCTCCAGCAGAAAATCCTCCTAAGCCAGAGTCACCATGTCCTCCTGCTCCTGCACCTCCAGTAGAAAATCCTCCTAGGCCAGAATCACCATGTCCTCCTGCTCCTGTACCTCCAGCAGAAAATCCTCCCAAGCCAGAATCACCATGTCCTCCTGCTCCTGCACCTCCAGCAGAAAATCCTCCTAAGCCAGAATCACCAGCAAATGTACCCCCAGAGCCCCCAGATGAGAAATCTCcatgtcctcctgctccttcaccTCCAGCAGAAAATCCTCCTAAGCCAGAATCACCAGCAAATGCACCCCCAGAGCCTCCAGATGAGAAATCTCCATGTCCTCCTGCTCCTTGACCTCCAGCAGAAAATCCTCCTAAGCCAGAATCACCAGCAAATGCACCCCCAGAGCCTCCAGATGAGAAATCTCCATGTCCTCCTGCTCCTTGACCTCCAGCAGAAAATCCTCCTAAGCCAGAATCTCCATGTCCTCCTGCTCCTTGACCTCCAGCAGAAAATCCTCCATTTCCACTGCCATCAGCGGATGAAAATGCATCACTAGCCCCACTTACACCTCCAAAGCTAGAAGAGGCACTGGCTGCTGAACTTGCAGAAGCACCTGAGCCCACAGCAATATCTGTTTGAATCTCATGTAGAGTAACCTGTAAGCAAGAGTTTAATTGGTATGATTGGTGCATGCAAATCGAAATAACTCCAGATTGTTTTGGTAtttcatatataacatttattcatatataacatttatatagaaATGCTGATTTTATGTGAGGTTTACTTAGGCTTCCAGTCTTGTGCAAATTTGCAATGAAACAAAATAGAGGAAATCCTAACCTTGAACCCAGAGTTACCATCATCAGAGTATACAGATGTTCTTACGACACCGTCGGGTCCCAGAAGGCTGTAGCTACCTTGAAGTACTCCATTTTCCACGAATTCTACTCGGTTTTGATAGTTATGGGTTTCAGGGTCTTTCACTTCATATGCAAATTGGTATGGCATGAGAGGCTGTTGGGATGAAGAATTGCATACAtcattattttatgaatgaagccACAAAACGTTAAGCATTAATTCAGAGAGATGGCCTTTCTGTTCTGATCAGGAGACCATTTACTCGGTAGTATTCGTCAGAGAAGAAACATAAGATCATAGAAGTTACAAATCAAAGCGCCACCCATTCCAAACAACCTCTTACAGGTATACTTACAGGCCAAGGGGTAACTAGCTGTCCAGCTGATGCATCCCCGGCACCGGCGCCTACTCCCGCACCCAGCACTGCCTGGCCATCTACATTGGGCTGTAGGTAAGAGTAGCCAGGAGCTTGTCGGCCCTCTCGTTTGTCACTGCTAGTGACTCCTAGCAGTAATGCCACTAGCGCCACCTGTGGAATAGGAAGAGATTCGTTTTACTCTAGGTTGTCAACTTTTACGCAGTCGCTTGTCGAGTTTTACGGTTAGTTTTTTTGTGTAGATTTGAATATGAAGATGCCACGTATGTGAGACCGTTCTCTTCCATGAACACTTGGAGGAAGAGCTAACGTTTCGGATTAATATCAATTTGAGTGACAATCTGAATTGTCATTCATTGGAAATGTAAACAATGCCAGTATTCTGTGAAGGACGAAAGTCACATGAGTTTTTACTGTAATAAAAAGAACGATTTGAGAACTCATTATAGACAAAGTGCCACTTGgctgaaatttaaaaaagaatcctCTTTCACTTTTTATTGCTTTGATTTTGTCTACCATTACTCAGAAAATCTTGGAGAGTAATTTTATCCGATaccaaaacaagaaaagtgaGAATGTCAGGATATTGCCAGTGAGTGATTTTATGGAATTTCAGTCCCATCCGTCTAGCACTGCAGTATCTAAGCatagtggatttttttttgtctgctgtTTGTTGAAGGCATCCATGCAAATCTAAAATAAAGTTTGTGAGTATGTCTATCATATAGTAGCATGTGTGCCCTTGAGTAATGACAGGTAATTACCATGTGTTGTGTTGGTTGGTTGGTGATGTTACTTGTCTTCTGGGTATTCagttttttgtatgatatatatatatatatatatatatatatatagtatatatttacacacacatatatatatatatatatatatataatacagatagatagatagatagaaaccTAATTGCTTTTCCTGTACATCCATGCCCTCATAAGTGTGTACAGTTAATTGCATATGAAAACACCCCTACGACAGTAAGCATATACGGGAATATGCATTAACTTTTTTACATATACATGAGTGCATTGGTGCAAATGCTTACGTATGCACAcatactaatatgtatatatatgtctataaaaatatatatatatatatatatatatatatatatatatatatatatatatatatatatatctatatatgtgtgtgtgtgtgtgtgtgtgtgtattcttctgttaaaacaggatatgtctcaagtataaaaggcccatcaaaaggctttaaaccagagtgtttgaatgggccttttatacttgagatgtataaAAGACGTATCctcttttaacagaagaatttatttacacgtatattgaaactttaacataaaaaataataagtaaatcatcACTAATTGAACCAACTCGTTGACCACGGGGCCAGTGCCCTGCCCAAAGTCACAACCACTATTGACACTGATCACTTCGTGACGGACCCCTCCAGCTCCCAtcgtcttcatcttcatcatcatctagTATATAAAAACCTTCTGTCTTGACGCCAGAGAACTTCGACGCAATGCTACGAAAGACTCCCCAGGTGACTCTGTCACTTCCTGTGAGGAACATCAGTTCGTATTCGTACCTGTGCCCACATCACGAGGATTATTCACGTTCAGCTCCCACGATGACCTGTGGGGGAGTGGTGCTTCTTCTGGCGTTCCCGATGATCGACAAACACAAACTGACTGCCTGCTGTTCGTCTTTGTCGTTATATATCCATGCGAAATACCAACTAGACGACCCGGGAGGAGATTGACCAGGAAACCAGAGCaagttccattctctctcttccctctctctctctctctctctctctgaccctcaTGGGAGTCGTCCTGCTaagaaagcaagcaagcaggcgGAGATGACCctttcgaaaaaaataaatatcatgttgcCGAAGCGGTAGATCGGGAAGCGGTCAATTTGGGGGCCTTTCGAAAAATACAAACTCGTTTTGCTTGTTCTTATCTCAAATTGAATTTtgagatggggggtgggggggggggtgtcctgcTGAGATATCACAACAGGAAACTGAGAGGTAACGAAAAGATCTATGAAGCCCCACCCCCAAAAATCcgtttattttttaatgagatCATTGGCAGTTCATGTAACGTGTTGTTATTTAATTTGTGGGGGTGGGGTTGCCTTTCAGGAAGGCAGGCAGCAAAGAAATgtcccttataaaaaaaataaagggggggCGGGTTGCCTTTCAGGAAGGCAGGCAGCAAAGACATGTcccttttaaaaaaatgaatcttGTGTAAGACTGAATATTTGATATCTTCATAACTCCAATGGAAATTGAATATACCTTTGATTTTAATCAATTACGAATACCATCAGGTGaagaaaattgaaacaaaattcGGAATATTAAGATTTGCGTgacatccattaaaaaaaaaactccaggatatcaggaaatgaatttcatttttttatgtttaatcttCGTAAAATCTCATCCCTTGATGCAGTAGTCCATCGGGCGATGATGGTCTTTGTATTGGAAAAAGTCATGTGGAAAGTGATcacaaaagaaagcaaaaatttactttttttttttttgcacatatgAAGTAATACCAGGCAGTAAGATATCACAGAAGACGAAGATGTACTGGTAGAATCTGAATAAAACTTTGCCTTATATCTGTCTGTTTtcccacatatatgtatatatatgtatatatatagatatatatatatatatatatctatatatatatcatatatatatatatatatatatatatatatatatatatatatatatatatatatatatatatatatatatatatcctaacaaggattatttaatagatatatgtattatagatatgtattaggtcttatccagtatatatatatacatatatatataatatatataaatatatatatatatatatatatatatatgtgtgtctgtgtgtatatgtaatatatttatacacattatactTATAGTATGTATGCGTGTTtaatgagatatatatttatgtatctgttttctttcattttcctccattctCCCTCTTGAACCCGAAGAGTGACTTAGCAGATAACACACTAAACTAGTCCGTGTACTTGCTGGGGCGGGGGaggtggttggggggggtggggtgttggCGTTGAGAATCCTTTTTACAAACACGGCATTTAAGCAGATCTACTTTTGCATGAGGGGAGAATCCAGACACCGTCAGGCGGCAGGTCATTTACCCGCTCAAATAACTCTTACTTTTACATTCACTTCAAATGTGTTTGGGTTTTTGACTAAAGTTTAAGATCATGTGCGAATAGGTTTGTGTtaagtggcaatattttttttagattaaagttagtggttaagcgcctcagtggcgtggttggtatggtctttgcttgccacctcggtggccgcgagttagattctcgggcattccattgaggtgtcagagatgttgtgtatctctggtgatagaagttcaagaatctcgacgtggttctgaaatcacgtagtaaagccgttggtcccgttggtgaataaccactgctggtttcatgcaacgtaaaaacaccatacaaacaaacaaacaaacaaacaaaaaaagcagtGTCCTCGAAGTGATGGACAATTAAGTAGCCCGAACTTCCACTGTCACTGAATTCTTCAAAACTTCTCTCAGCTCCTTTGGTGGTTTGAGTGATTTGAAGTAAATAGCCTCTAGTAGTGAATCCCCCGGGGTCAGGGGTAAGGGCGCCTGGGCACGTGCCAACCTCCCCCTGCCCcccatgaaaaaataatgacaaaataatactaTTCAAGATTTAGAAATTAACGTAATtgagaaatatacaaaaattggaaaaaataaaatatttatagaaatttatatctatatatatatatatatatatatatatatatatatatatatatatatatatatgtcctgagttcgattccctgctctgccagtaaggaatcaaaggaatttgtttgtggtgattagaaattcatttctcgacagaatgtggttcggatcccacaatgagctgtaggccCCGTTTGCTAGGTAGCCAGCTGGTTCCTAaacacgtcaaaatatctaatccttcggaggcagccctaggagagctgttaatcagctcagtggtctggttaaactaaggtatagtACTTAACTTTAAAGTATTATTACTGAGGCGGTGCGCGGTAGGCATTACTTGATATTCTTTGCAGCTTCCTCTcgcctcctagctgcaaccccattcattcgttttgctgtacctccgttcatattctctttcaaccctcttctagcaattgattcatcgcgcaactgctttgaggttttcctcccgtttcacttttcaaaccattttactgtTAATATTCAtctcagtgctgaatgatctcataggtcccagcacttggcttttggcctaaattctgtattctgttccattattctcttatttcttttatgtttctCTTCGCCTGATTGCTCGTCATCTCAAACTGCTGCTTCTGGATCTACTAATTCTGACCCTGTGAGTTTGCACGATTGGGGGTCTGCAATTATAATCATATTCCGTGCCTTctttttttcacttactcggggagtaagcctacaaactactttttcgttattttgttgttcttcttattcttgttggggagggggggggggtgtagggaaggtctatggagaagcctagaaaggtctgaaaaaggtgtttcgttttgagtttcaagatacaggaattttaggatagtatatctatgagttatttattagactgaaaatgtacaaaataaataacgtgcatgttaaacagtacagaacaattatttgtaataaaatatagcatatttaatattaattttcgttggtgaaacaaagctccatttgaccatagattttagcatgtgctcagagtaagctggaggtcggatcacgccttgtttaatgAGCCTGTGCCtacctctttattttctttcaatcttATGTGGAGTCCCATTTCTGTCTCTCTTGTCGATAGATATTGAGGATTTTGTCATTGTTCCACTGAATTttaaaggtgggggggggggggggggggggggggggggggggggtgaggggggggggccaCAGTTGTGGTGGGGAGGGGTGATTCCTCCTTCGTCCTTGTAGCACCCGGCAGGCCGTCTGTTCCCATACCTATTCCAAGAATACTTTGATCCTTTAAGAGGTATTAGATACTATTAATTACTTCCGTGAGAAACGGAAATtatccttttcttttctctctcccttttgttGATAACATTATGCCTTCGTTAcataaagggtatatatataatatatatatgtgtgtgtatacatacgtatataaaaaaaattatgtatgtatatatacacataatttcactacagacacatatatatctgcataaatttgcatatgtatacatataaatatatgtgcgtatatgtgtatatacatgcatacatacgtatttgcacatatatatatatatacatgtatttatgctTGTATATgcacaaatttatttttatgtatatatatacaagtttatatatatacacaaatctaTTTAGCTCGTGTGTTTATGCAATATTCATCGTAGCCTTTACCTCCAAATAAAAAGTCGCGCACTTTGTAAAATACCAGTTATGTAAATTCTgttatttcctttcattatagTCAACGAGATTATTTCGCAAGGAAGCGATCGCTAGCAGCCCGTAATTGTGTACCTGCCCCATTTATTGAGGGTGGCTAGACACCAGTAATGAAAGGGAACTGCTGGCAACGAGTTCTGTGCGAGAGATTACAAGTTAGTTATCAGTTGCATGCAACATGCAATCACTTCTCTTGCAGAGGTGGACTGATCGAGTACTTGATTACCTTGTACTTCTGTATATTGTGGTTTGTGTGGCATCTTCTTAGCGAACAAGCTGAACTCGAAACACGAAACGTGAATGTTATAGAAAcatgttttctgtacaacgtaagatgctgtataaaaccatcaactacgaCCTGCagttctccagttgctcaccagatgcggtagagtaagGGTCACACttccatggctccggaaagcgctgccagatgcatgatccaatggctgactttaaccttatataaaataaataattattaatgccagggggctgaaatttggtatgtttgatgattggaggttggattaTCTAAATACCGATTTGCAACCATCtatcctcggtagttttttttagatctgagggcggatggacGGACGGACGaagtacaatagttttcttttgcagaaaactaaatttatcgtcattattattcagaagttgaaacgtagtcatatggaacaagtccactggggcgattgacttgaaattcaagcttccaacgaatattaATTAAGGTGTTCACTTGAAAGAATGTTACAGAAGGTGATGGGAAACACAGAAATAAGAGATCAGGtactagaaaatgaaaaaaaatactttaccaataaacaaataaaaaataaaataaataaataaaaagcatcaTTATGATGCTAAGGTTACTGGCTAGGTGCTAGAaatatgaaagagaatatgatataAATGGTCGTGAAAAAAAACAGCGAATATATTATCAAGAACGtgatatgaataatgaaatagtttcaccagTGAGGCATCATCCTAGGACCCTTGAGGGAAAAATTACTCTCAGGTTTTGCTTGTAGAAAACGTTTGTACAGCTGAATTCGTACATTACTCTCAGGTTTTGCTTGTAGAATACACGTGTACAGCTGAATTCGTACATTACTCTCAGGCAGGTTTTGCTTGTAGAATACATTTGTACAGCTGAATTCGTACATTACTCTCAGGTTTTGCTTGTAGAAAACGTTTGTACAACTGAATTCGTACATTACTCTCAGATTTTGCTTGTAGAATACATTTGTGTATTTGAATTTGCACATTTGTACAACTGAATGTAGACGTTAAGTCAGCAAGCATACATAATTAGTTACGAACTCTCCATGAATTTTTGCGAATTAAACCCCAAGTCTTGAAGCAAACGTTTTTAGCAAATTCAGTTCGTAGAGGTCCTTTCGTCCATCAGTAAAATAAGTAACCAACCATATCAGAAAACTAAATATGTCTTAAATTACTTCTAGACATTCGAACTGCCAGACATACGACACCAAGATGGTACACATTAATGTGACAATATCAGATTTGAATGTTTATTGCATCTTATTGATGTTAGATCGAAAATAACTCCTCCGGACACGGGCCACATCTCGAGGGCGAGAGAAGGTCTTCAGACTGGTAAAGGTGATAGTTGACGAGCAGCCTATATATTACGCCAACGCAGATTCACGTCGCAGATGGAAAGGTCCGTCGAATAAAGAACAACCCTTTCGTAAGCTAGTATcactggtgaaaatgttctgttacaacagaattccatccaataaaaggagcccataaaaccgccaaaatataggaagttaagtactatatttcattacctacctgaagagatagacagttgtctctgaaatatagtacttactttctacattttggtgtttttatgggctcctatatataatatatattatatagatatatattatatatattatagatatataaatatatatatatatattatatatcaataaggATGATaggtgtctattatatatatatatatctataatatgatataattatatataataataatcatacataaaacataaaatagatttatattttatacaatatttctttataaacatatatgaatCTATTTCTAAGTTTAATATAGGGTTATTGTATATATCGAagtatatagttagtatatacaccagactttaaaaaaataaataaaagtttgcgACCAGATAGCTATGCACAGCACAGCATTGAACAAAATCTTTGGAGAATACATTTAGAGTAACAACTTTTCTATAACCATATAAATTATAGGACTGCTTGAATGATGGCGTTATTTACTTATATAGATCCTATCCCTTCCAGTCCCACCTAGAGTCACCAGCCCCACCCTGAGTCACGGCATGTataaggaattatacatatttactataCATATTCAAGGATTAGATATCTAACCATGCGCCCTTCTCCAGACAGGTTAAGAAGACCACTGTTTATGTTAACTGGATATAGTTGG includes the following:
- the LOC135204728 gene encoding uncharacterized PE-PGRS family protein PE_PGRS54-like isoform X1, which translates into the protein MWAQVALVALLLGVTSSDKREGRQAPGYSYLQPNVDGQAVLGAGVGAGAGDASAGQLVTPWPPLMPYQFAYEVKDPETHNYQNRVEFVENGVLQGSYSLLGPDGVVRTSVYSDDGNSGFKVTLHEIQTDIAVGSGASASSAASASSSFGGVSGASDAFSSADGSGNGGFSAGGQGAGGHGDSGLGGFSAGGQGAGGHGDFSSGGSGGAFAGDSGLGGFSAGGQGAGGHGDFSSGGSGGAFAGDSGLGGFSAGGEGAGGHGDFSSGGSGGTFAGDSGLGGFSAGGAGAGGHGDSGLGGFSAGGTGAGGHGDSGLGGFSTGGAGAGGHGDSGLGGFSAGDAGAGGHGDFSSGGSGGTFAGDSGLGGFSAGGLGAGGHGDSGLGGFSAGGLGAGGHGDSGLGGFSAGGLGAGGHGDSGLGGFSAGGLGAGGHGDSGLGGFSAGGLGAGGHGDSCLGGFSAGGLGAGGHGDSGLGGFSAGGQGAGGHGDSGLGGFSAGGQGAGGHGDSGLGGFSTGGQVVGGHGDFSAGGLGATSASAGGSGFGGHTAGSAGSSASAGVGGLGGFSAGGSGAASSSAGGSGFGGFSAGGAGSSSASAGVGGLGGFSGGGSGAASSSAGGSGFGGFSAGGAGSSSASAGVGGLGVFSGGGLGAASSSAGGSGFGGFSAGGAGSSSASAGVGGLGGFSAGGLGAASSSAGGSGFGGFSAGGAGSSSASAGVGGLGGFSAGGSGSSSASVGGSGFGGLSSGTSVGGSGLGGFSSGGPGVTSALVGGPGLGGFSSGGSSAASASSGSSGIGGFSVGGSGAASASAGGGGLGGFSSGGPGVASALVGGPGLGGFSSGGSSAASASSGSSGIGGFSVGGSGAASASAGGGGLGGFSSGGPGVASALVGGPGLGGFSSGGSSAASASSGSSGIGGFSVGGSGAASASAGGGGLGGFSSGGPGVASALVGGPGLGGFSSGGSSAASASSGSSGIGGFSVGGSGAASASAGGGGLGGFSSGGPGVASALVGGPGLGGFSSGGSGAASASSSSGGFGGFPLGGIGSSSVGVGGIGGFPVGGIGSSSVGVGGIGGFPVGGIGSSSVGVGGIGGFPLGGIGSSSVGVGGIGGFPVGGIGSSSVGVGGIGGFPVGGIGSSSVGVGGIGGFPVGGIGSSSVGVGGIGGFPVGGIGSSSVGVGGIGGFPVGGSGTASASAGGGGLGGFSSGGPGIASALVGGPGLGGFSSGGSSAASASSGSSGIGGFSVGGSGAASASAGGGGLGGFSSGGPGVASTSVGGPGLGGFSSGGSGAASASSSSGGFGGFPVGGIGSSSVGVGGIGGFPVGGIGSSSVGVGGIGGFPVGGIGSSSVGVGGIGGFPVGGIGSSSVGVDGIGGFPVGGLGAASSSAGGGGLGGFSSGRPGIASALVGGPGLGGSSSSAGVSGIGGFPVGGSGAASASAGGGGFGGFSSGGPGVASALVGSPGLGFSSGAASASAGRGGGLGGFSAGGSSAASSSVGGRGFGFSSRGPGTTSVSSSAGTSASLSGSGPGSAGIGGIGSGVGSGLSAGSAAASSSSVAAGSGFRPRGPSRASSAVSSSSAGVVSPAITNSGLQAAALVGTPVSITPFGPSTSSVSASGRGGSSSSAATSSASSSSGSRGRNIVAGTSRVSSSGLTSSTSSSIPVASALTSAGASSAATSSSGSSSGVLTGPRSGGAFATGSSAASTSASSSASSAASSLARASSAATSAGGSGTSLGGAIQKLPVFLLGQQSPTGNLADFASVGGARFFGSGQSTGVTSSSLPIVTSNAQLLPAGGSALSLGSSTPLFLTSSPVVHTSPLVQSIPTGFVVGAQSNQLSIPSQNLIVSNPLSFGSIPGSQLTTLG